One Setaria italica strain Yugu1 chromosome II, Setaria_italica_v2.0, whole genome shotgun sequence DNA segment encodes these proteins:
- the LOC101779433 gene encoding probable GTP diphosphokinase RSH3, chloroplastic, translating to MPPSITCTVKCRPNPRLAPQPPAAALELLAARGAPAATELRAASTRCRTPLSLSLSRSADPPEPRAPCRGAPSARRARAAVAAGGVDGDGDPPALMLAGALSRYAIFRDDLVLRAFAAAEAAHRGQVRASGDPYLEHCVETAALLADLGAGPAVVAAGLLHDTVDDAGLDYGFISKQFGAGVADLVKGVSNLSHFSKMARRNDTASRMDEADRLRTVFLATEDARAVLIKLADRLHNMRTLDSLPKIKQQSFAKETLEIFAPLANQLGILNWKEQLENLCFKYLYTNKFDELSTNLLEFYNRDMIAAAIRRLEQALDVRGLSYYAVYGRHKSIYSIHSKMARKKLAMDEVYDIHGVRVIVENRSDCFATLELVHHLWPRIPGKFKDYISSPKTNGYQSLHTVVLTKEMLPLEIQIRTRDMHLQAEFGIAAHWRYKEGVRNCSSSVPEMVEWVRTVVTCQCETLHIEHPSSLAPDTSPSNIHTIRSHSDVCPFSYAKQCDHSGPVLVILLEDEKMSVQELPKNSTISDLLKRSSNYGVPLRLNCQAVYNWNQALKMGDVLELIPSTPCKSESYTREFHQMFDHRLPVS from the exons ATGCCGCCGTCGATCACCTGCACGGTCAAATGCCGCCCCAACCCCCGTCTCGCCCCGCAGCcacccgcggcggcgctggagctcctcgccgcccgcggcgccccGGCTGCCACCGAGCTGCGGGCGGCGTCTACTCGGTGCCGGACCCCGCTGTCCCTGTCCCTCTCGCGCTCCGCTGACCCCCCGGAGCCCCGAGCGCCGTGCCGCGGCGCCCCGTCCGCCAGGcgggcccgcgccgccgtcgcggctggGGGAGTTGACGGCGACGGAGACCCTCCCGCGCTTATGCTCGCCGGCGCGCTGTCGCGGTACGCCATATTCCGCGACGATCTCGTGCTGAgggccttcgccgccgccgaggcagcTCACCGCGGCCAG GTGCGCGCGAGCGGCGATCCCTACCTGGAGCACTGCgtggagacggcggcgctgctcgcgGACCTCGGCGCCGGCCCTGCAGTCGTCGCTGCCGGGCTGCTGCACGACACGGTCGACGACGCCGGCCTCGACTACGGTTTCATCTCCAAGCAGTTCGGTGCTGGTGTCGCCGATCTTGTTAAGGGG GTTTCCAATCTAAGTCATTTCAGCAAAATGGCTCGTAGAAACGATACAGCCAGTAGAATGGATGAAGCTGACAGGTTACGTACAGTGTTCCTTGCAACGGAAGATGCAAGAGCTGTGCTTATAAAACTTGCTGACAGGCTACACAACATGAGGACGTTGGATTCTTTGCCCAAGATCAAACAGCAGAGCTTTGCAAAGGAAACACTGGAGATATTTGCTCCCTTGGCGAATCAGTTGGGCATCttgaattggaaggaacaacTTGAAAATCTGTGCTTCAAGTATCTTTACACAAATAAATTTGATGAACTGTCAACCAACCTTCTCGAATTCTACAACAGAGATATGATTGCAGCTGCAATAAGGAGACTGGAACAAGCCCTTGACGTGAGAGGATTATCCTATTATGCGGTATATGGGAGACACAAGAGCATTTACAGTATCCACAGCAAGATGGCAAG GAAGAAACTGGCAATGGATGAAGTTTATGATATACATGGGGTGCGTGTTATAGTTGAGAACAGATCTGATTGTTTTGCCACATTAGAGCTTGTGCATCACTTGTGGCCTCGAATTCCCGGGAAGTTCAAAGACTATATCAGCAGCCCCAAAACAAATGG GTATCAGTCCCTGCACACAGTTGTGCTCACTAAAGAAATGCTCCCCCTGGAAATCCAAATTCGTACTAGGGACATGCATTTGCAGGCAGAGTTTGGAATTGCTGCACATTGGAGATACAAGGAAGGTGTTCGAAATTGCTCTTCATCTGTTCCTGAAATGGTAGAGTGGGTTAGAACGGTGGTTACATGTCAGTGTGAAACTTTGCACATTGAGCATCCTTCATCACTTGCACCTGACACTTCACCAAGTAACATACACACGATTAGGTCGCACTCCGATGTCTGTCCGTTCTCTTATGCCAAACAATGTGACCACAGCGGACCGGTTCTAGTAATACTTCTGGAGGATGAAAAG ATGTCAGTGCAAGAACTCCCCAAAAATTCAACAATTTCGGACCTACTTAAGAGATCTTCTAACTACGGCGTGCCATTGAGGCTGAACTGCCAAGCAGTCTACAACTGGAACCAAGCGCTAAAAATGGGCGATGTTCTTGAACTGATTCCTTCAACTCCATGCAAATCTGAAAGTTATACGAGGGAGTTCCACCAAATGTTTGATCACCGTCTCCCCGTTTCTTAG
- the LOC101779823 gene encoding transcription initiation factor TFIID subunit 9-like — protein sequence MDAAVGGASTPPAATGQEPRDARVVRRILRSLGLRECEYDPRVVGRFVELARRYAGDVLCEARAYADHAGRASLEADDVRLAIRAKVAFSPGPPRREVIFDLARSRNTIPLHKATAPPGSIPLPSLEDTMLSPNYRVVRPVMPSLDQETEDCDEDSDPNSNTEQEHNGYGRETEKVKADING from the exons ATggacgccgccgtcggcggGGCGTCGACTCCGCCGGCAGCGACCGGGCAAGAGCCGCGGGACGCACGCGTGGTGCGGAGGATCCTGCGCTCCTTGGGTCTCAGGGAGTGCGAGTACGACCCGCGGGTGGTGGGCCGATTCGTGGAGCTCGCCCGCCGCTACGCGGGCGACGTGCTCTGCGAGGCCAGGGCCTACGCCGACCACGCCGGCAGGGCGTCGCTCGAGGCCGACGACGTGCGCCTAGCGATCCGGGCCAAGGTCGCGTTCTCCccggggccgccgcgccgcgag GTTATCTTTGACCTGGCACGCAGCAGGAACACAATCCCTCTGCACAAGGCGACTGCTCCTCCTGGATCGATCCCTCTCCCGTCTCTTGAGGACACTATGCTGAGCCCAAATTACCGAGTTGTTCGTCCGGTTATGCCATCCCTTGATCAGGAAACCGAAGATTGCGATGAAGATTCTGATCCTAATTCCAACACTGAACAAGAGCACAATGGGTATGGCCGTGAGACAGAGAAGGTGAAGGCTGACATCAACGGTTGA
- the LOC101759816 gene encoding uncharacterized protein LOC101759816, whose amino-acid sequence MPTLGIAPLLDAYFRRRFAAAGLVEASVPLDGGATTVHCWRFQPGAIDARPVLVLLHGFGPPATWQWRRQVGPLSRRFRLIVPDLLFFGGSSTSAGARVSEAQQAEAVAKLVAAVAPAARVSVAGTSYGGFVAYHLARLLGPGVVERVVIASSDLLKADADDRALLRRGGAERVEDVMLPRSPERMRRLLQLAYHRPRRFTPGFVLRDLVQYLYNDKVEEKKELIKGITLGNKDKFQLTPLPQEVLVLWGEHDQIFPIEKAFEVARKLGASARLEVLKDTGHMPQEEDPKRFNEAILKFLLPAPKSSL is encoded by the exons ATGCCGACGCTGGGCATCGCACCGCTGCTCGACGCCTACTtccgccgccgcttcgccgCGGCGGGCCTCGTGGAGGCGTCCGTGcccctcgacggcggcgccaccacGGTCCACTGCTGGCGCTTCCAGCCGGGCGCCATCGACGCGCGCcccgtcctcgtcctcctccacggcTTCGGACCGCCGGCGACGTGGCAGTGGCGGCGCCAGGTGGGCCCGCTGTCCCGCCGGTTCCGCCTCATCGTCCCGGACCTCCTCTTCTTCGGCGGCTCGTCCACGTCGGCGGGCGCGCGCGTCTCCGAGGCCcagcaggcggaggcggtggcgaagctcgtggcggccgtggcgccggcggcgcgcgtgtCGGTGGCCGGCACGAGCTACGGCGGGTTCGTGGCGTACCACTTGGCGCGGCTGCTGGGCCCCGGCGTCGTGGAGCGGGTGGTGATCGCCAGCTCCGACCTGCTCAAGGCCGACGCGGACGACCGCGCCctgctccgccgcggcggcgccgagcgcgTCGAGGACGTCATGCTGCCGCGCTCCCCCGAGCGGATGCGCCGGCTGCTGCAGCTCGCCTACCACCGCCCGCGCCGGTTCACGCCGGGCTTCGTGCTCCGCGACCTCGTCCAG TATCTGTACAATGATAAAgtagaagagaagaaggagCTAATAAAGGGGATAACGCTGGGCAACAAAGACAAGTTCCAGCTTACACCACTCCCTCAG GAAGTCCTTGTGTTATGGGGAGAGCATGATCAGATATTCCCTATAGAGAAGGCATTTGAAGTGGCAAG GAAACTTGGAGCAAGTGCTAGGTTGGAGGTCCTCAAGGACACCGGCCACATGCCTCAGGAGGAGGATCCAAAGCGGTTCAACGAGGCAATCCTGAAGTTTTTGCTTCCAGCTCCAAAGTCCTCTTTGTAA
- the LOC101780232 gene encoding nodulation-signaling pathway 1 protein — MSNERDGQEPAAATSSSASDWLDESIAFLAADLDLGLDAYGWMQASAEAERQGFHSMVTETLPPPATTLPQSGLGPVSTSVAPSPVASPQEFGQPRKRKSPQHSSQRCPVGGGGGRGGPELDRGGTSCSRKPSKKGSARAGDASLDRDARWAEQLLNPCAVAIEAGNLPRAQHLLYVLSELASFSGEPNHRLAAHGLRGLALRLPAAVGQAAAATLKMPPCECPAPAFPGADPRLFRASLIRFNEVSPWFAVPNALANAAIAQAASARGAAAEPRRVHVVDVGVSHGVQWPTLLEALTRVPRGSTPPSVRLAVAGHAATPPAPFSSSPPGYDCSLQLLRYAKTINLDLTIVQAPSLDTLHGILTPGETLVVCLQFRLGHAATDEQAAVLRNIRTLNPELLILAELECGSRSDSSAAIEFAARLENLWMFLDSTAAAFKGRDVDERRVMEAEAGTALAATARRGAAVAGGREAWRARLAAAGFEEAAFGGEAVETAKALLRKYDSGWELVPPSPSAGAAVGLRWKGQPVSFCSLWRPAQAGPEPMWHGA; from the coding sequence ATGAGCAATGAGCGAGATGGCCaagaacccgccgccgccacaagcAGCAGCGCCTCGGATTGGCTCGATGAGTCCAtcgccttcctcgccgccgacctTGACCTCGGCCTCGATGCTTATGGCTGGATGCAGGCATCAGCAGAGGCGGAGCGGCAGGGCTTCCACAGCATGGTCACGGAGACACTGCCACCTCCGGCCACCACCTTGCCCCAGTCAGGCCTGGGTCCGGTTTCCACTAGCGTTGCGCCGTCGCCGGTGGCGTCGCCGCAGGAGTTCGGTCAGCCTAGGAAACGCAAGTCTCCACAGCACAGCAGCCAGCGCTGTccggttggcggcggcggcggcagaggtggCCCTGAACTTGACAGGGGAGGAACGAGCTGCAGCCGGAAGCCGAGCAAGAAGGGCAGTGCCAGGGCAGGTGATGCGAGCTTGGACAGGGATGCGAGGTGGGCGGAGCAGCTGCTGAACCCGTGCGCGGTCGCCATCGAGGCGGGCAACCTGCCGCGCGCGCAGCACCTGCTGTACGTGCTCAGCGAGCTCGCCTCCTTCTCCGGCGAGCCAAACCACCGCCTGGCCGCGCACGGGCTGCGCGGCCTCGCCCTCCGACTCCCGGCCGCCGTGGGCCAAGCGGCCGCGGCGACCCTAAAGATGCCGCCCTGCGAGTGCCCGGCGCCAGCGTTCCCCGGCGCCGACCCGCGCCTCTTCCGCGCGTCGCTCATCAGGTTCAACGAGGTCAGCCCGTGGTTCGCCGTGCCGAACGCGCTCGCCAACGCCGCGATCGCGCAGGCCGCGTCGGCGAGGGGTGCCGCGGCCGAGCCCCGTCGGGTTCACGTCGTGGACGTCGGCGTCTCGCACGGCGTGCAGTGGCCGACGCTGCTCGAGGCGCTCACCCGCGTGCCACGGGGCTCCACGCCGCCGTCCGtacgcctcgccgtcgccggccacgcGGCCACCCCACCGGCGCCCTTCTCGTCTTCCCCTCCGGGATACGACTGCTCACTGCAGCTGCTCCGGTACGCCAAGACCATTAACCTGGACCTCACCATCGTGCAGGCACCAAGTTTGGACACCTTGCACGGCATTCTCACCCCCGGCGAGACCCTCGTCGTCTGCCTCCAGTTCCGTCtcggccacgccgccaccgacgAGCAAGCAGCCGTGCTCCGAAACATCAGGACCCTCAACCCAGAGCTACTAATCCTCGCCGAGCTGGAGTGCGGCAGCCGAAGCGACAGCAGCGCGGCGATCGAGTTCGCGGCCAGGCTGGAGAATCTCTGGATGTTCCTGGACTCGACGGCCGCGGCGTTCAAGGGCCGGGACGTCGACGAGAGGCGGGTGATGGAAGCGGAGGCCGGGACAGCGTTGGCGGCCACGGCGCGGCGGGGAGCGGCCGTggccggagggagggaggcgtggCGGGCGCGTCTCGCCGCGGCGGGGTTCGAGGAGGCGGCGTTCGGGGGCGAGGCGGTTGAGACGGCGAAGGCGCTGCTGAGGAAGTACGACAGCGGGTGGGAGCtggtgccgccgtcgccgtccgccggcgccgcggtggGGCTCCGGTGGAAAGGGCAGCCCGTGTCGTTCTGCTCCCTgtggcggccggcgcaggccgGCCCGGAGCCGATGTGGCATGGCGCGTGA